The genomic segment gcccttttaaagttgttacccctcagtctagaaaacagcaggatacaggcaaatgcttgcatatgcgcttaatgcttgtatatgcgctcaaagacaattagaaatggggcgcacatgagcgagtaacacttccattcacccctctctcctgtaaaatgttccgtccaaccagcagcacgtgcattggttgttattcattgcctgagcaacctccgcgaccgcgagacaaaaaacttgggcaaacgtcggaaggtaaagcacagaaatgaacaacagaccaagaaggctttatcaaacgagtgaagatgtttttgattcatgcatgcgccgatgtatgttgagtggagatagacgttgagcggagagagagaaagaatgcgagagagcgagatgctccgcctgcccaaatttgaaagagctttgaaagagctctatacgctcataagagtgtctgaagtcgggcgaacgttgaggtcgatgtggatattaggcagcattatatcctccccacattgaaagcctgcctgcctccatttcaaaatgtcaaatcacaaaaccaaacaaaagacaacgtgcgtgttgcatactgagaacataactgaggttcatttcgagttttgtttgtataagcgcgtgcgcgttgctgcacgatcaaaacagttacaaaaatattaaacatcaaaattaagtgttgcatttctgtaagtacataatacaacatgtttcctgacgaaatattaccagtgttgttttcagttaatgtttgaatattaattggataatgtgagacagttgttataagctacctataggcctactggaaccctgacccttctctctccatctctgtctctcacacatggtcagcatctcagcatgatatgatctaagcctatttgtaataagcctatttttccttggtgaactaatatcccttatttctctgtgttgtgctttgatgtcaacacctggggaacaggttgcagtggtaggcctatatctgcaacatcatttagtagacctaaaaaaataatgtaggcaggtaaatgcaaaaagaaagcaaaggcctatatataaatatagcccataatttattttcttcttattttttcccttaaaaaaataataaaatcgtggggaatatcgaaccgtgggtcatatatcgtgatacaaaccgaatcgtgggttgggtgtatcgttacagccttagtcacAATCTCTGGACGgtcaccctttcatgcagatggattCGCTGGCAATCCGACTCAATGTCTGCTGAAAAAGCTCAACTACTGgatgacaacattgctatcaGAGTAGTAAACTGTATAATGTGATATCAACATTGGCATGAGAGTAATAAACTAAACAGCATGGTAACAACATTGTCATGAgcattaacagattaagacatggccattaccattttggtgattaAAAACTAACAAGTTTAtaatagaggctctgcatgaaaagcTAAACATACAGTCACATAACTTGACAAAGTATAAACACTATTTTACAGGgacatggacattaaaaatagTTGTATGTGTATGATTTCCATAATTTGCTTCAGTATTTTACAGTGGTTTTGTTTGTTATAAAGCAACACAAATTGAAATGTGATTATTGTTTAAAAGTTGCTGGGATATTAATTTGAGTCTTAATAagtctttgtctttctgtttgctCTCCAGAGGTATCTGTGGCATCTCAGGTGTTCTCCTGTTCTCTGTGTCCGTTCTCCTACACGGCTCAAATCTACCTGCACAAGCACATCAAGAGAAGTCACCCAGACGAGTATGTGCGTCTGCTGAGGTCTGGAGAGATCAGATCAGAGACTTTCATACCTTCCGGAGgcagaaaccaacacacacagcaaaccacaACTGGGGCGTCCAGACCAGTCACACAGCCGTCTTCAGAACAGCAAGGAGCACATGAGCAGAGACGACAGCAgaacactcacacaggagagaagaaacaccactgcactcagtgtggcaagagtttcaatAGAGAGGCACATCTAAAAGtacaccagcgcattcacacaggagagacgccgcatcactgcactcagtgtggcaagagtttcaatAGAAAGGACAATTTAAAAtcacaccagcgcactcacactggagagaggccgtttcactgcactcagtgtggcaagagtttcactacAGGGGGATCTTTAACAcaacaccagcgcactcacacaggagagaagaaacaccactgcactcagtgtggcaagagtttcactacAGTGGGACATTTAAAAacacaccagcgcactcacacaggagagaggccgtatcactgcactcagtgtggcaagagtttcaccaCAAAGGGGGATTTAAAagtacaccagcgcactcacacaggagagaggccgtatcactgcactcagtgtggcaagagtttcggTACAGGGGTATGTTTAAAAcgacaccagcgcactcacacaggagagaggccgtatcactgcactcagtgtggcaagagtttcactcaAGAGGCACATTTAATAcaacaccagcgcactcacacaggagagaggccgtatcactgcactcagtgtggcaagagtttcactacAGGGGGACATTTAATAcaacaccagcgcactcacacaggagagaggccgcatcactgcactcagtgtggcaagagtttcaccaCAGAGGGGTGTTTAAAAcgacaccagcgcactcacacaggagagaggccgtatcactgcagtCAGTGTAGCGAGACTTTCACTCAGTCTGGTAGTTTAAAGACACACAAGTGTTCTCACAGTAAAGAGCCCTAATAAGTCTCCTGCTGAATAAAGACCTTGATGTTGCTTCCACCAGGGCAGGAATGCCAATAAACAAGACTGCCATTCAAATATTCACCAACCCGGAACTCATTTTTAACTGACCATTTTAACTGACTTTGGTAACTGGCTCTTTTGTTGAGCGTTTAATAGATGTTTATTAATATTGTGATTtgatgtatgtgagagtgtgtcagAGTAATTGATTTGTAATATTATGATTTGATGTATGTGTGAGTTTAAGAGTAATTGTGAAGAATGTGTTTAAGTTTTTACTTGGTGATGGTGTAAAATGATCTAATTGAAAACCACAATAGTCAACAGTTAACACCAAATAAGAGTAAAGATGACTTACTTAATTACACACACTAAATGAAAAGTGAAATTGACTTGTAAAGTAGATTTTGTCACATTGGTGACTTAAATATCTATTTGTGTAAGTGAATAGACCAAATAGAATTGAATAAAACGTGGAGTAGTGTATGAAGTGCTTTAATTGTAGCTCATTTCTGCTATTTTAGGCGTATTGCAAACTTCCTTTCTGTGTCATAAGCTCATTTCTGCTGTTTTAGGCTGTATACTTCCTTTCTGTGTTATTACTGTTGCACGGCTCAACCTATTATCACCCTGCCCACATAGTTCATCCTTTAGCTACCTGTGATGTAATAACGTGACAGGATGTACAGTATGAGATGCTAATGTTGTTTTCATGTAGTAGTGCccataatgttctacctctatgagtgtGCCCCAAAGAGGGGAGGTCAGCAGTAGCTTACCCACGCGAAGCAGCTAGCTAGCTGCCATAGCTCCATGCAAAGCAGCCCAAGCCACTGGTAGCTTCAGTAGTTCATTACAACGAATAGGTGAAGGTCCAGtcactcaccagaaataaaaccccacctgttatgtctggtgagttagaataccAATAACACTAAAGCACCAAAGTGTGGTAtggtaatctatggggtataatcaagagggaagtgtggtatggtaatctatggggtataatcaagagggaagtgtggtatggtaatctatggggtataatcaaGAGGGAAGCGTGGTATGGTAATCAATGGGGTATAATCAAGAGGGAAGCGTGGTAtggtaatctatggggtataatcaaGAGGGAAGCGTGGTATGGTAATCAATGGGGTATAATCAAGAGGGAAGCGTGGTAtggtaatctatggggtataatcaaGAGGGAAGCGTGGTATGgtaatccagtgtttcccacagaaattttggaaactatgggggcagccggggtttattttgtccgggggggggggggggggggtgtcttctcaCGCAGGCCATtttcgggggggtgggggggttgtattcttgcagcgtaaatgcaaaacggcaaaacaatgactgcagtatgacattggtgcatggagaaactgtaggcctgggcctatatttcagccatttatattttgagaaataaggctacataagattttacccatgacttgtataatagtagtacattgtcattgtcaaaaaatgcagtacagtggataatttctgtttacaacacagtttcattcgtccctcatgcaggggtcagggaaacaataataaaacaaaataggagcagagataagaatgtaagagcactgtgaaattgtcaacgcatagacaaaaagggtcttagagggtaggctatgccttttcccccacacatatctgtaggcgtacacattctacatgagaggtgctggtcacagggccagttttttccaaattcctcccattaaaagggctgaacaacatattacacatttatgtctatattcacattcattacacattaatttctatatgcagcccgatgtctcctctgctgtgtcaatgaaggtctgtcaccaaactcattacaactgtaaaacaaagcctagggagtgttagtaaactcatcccaactgtcccttctctgaaggttttttatattgctcccaaacccaagttaactacaacaacttgactaggcttttgatccctgtctttcaagcacttgtggttctctctatagcaggggcgcccaacctttttttaaccaagatctacttttgaagttgaggtttttttttccagctctctggggcagtagcacagcaaaggctttctattgtgagtttggccaatcgttttgtccataac from the Engraulis encrasicolus isolate BLACKSEA-1 chromosome 14, IST_EnEncr_1.0, whole genome shotgun sequence genome contains:
- the LOC134461945 gene encoding histone-lysine N-methyltransferase PRDM9-like isoform X1, yielding MDFISKYWVCVVVVIQVCSTESGRERTELDSLAGEGARDQVNTTMTPAVSKREWLEQQRAQLKVYRRGGSLRNKPRISYIEEEEPKDEDYFFCEDCEDFFIEECWIHGPPIFIPDTPAPVGVPDRARLTLPPGLQVNKSHIPNAGLGVFNRGQEIARGTHFGPYEGQVMDKEQAIESGYSWVIYKSRHSDEYVDAKKETHSNWMRYVNCARNGEEQNLVAFQYRGGIVYRCCRPIIAGEELLVWYGDDYAKELGISFDYLWDVKSSAKEVSVASQVFSCSLCPFSYTAQIYLHKHIKRSHPDEYVRLLRSGEIRSETFIPSGGRNQHTQQTTTGASRPVTQPSSEQQGAHEQRRQQNTHTGEKKHHCTQCGKSFNREAHLKVHQRIHTGETPHHCTQCGKSFNRKDNLKSHQRTHTGERPFHCTQCGKSFTTGGSLTQHQRTHTGEKKHHCTQCGKSFTTVGHLKTHQRTHTGERPYHCTQCGKSFTTKGDLKVHQRTHTGERPYHCTQCGKSFGTGVCLKRHQRTHTGERPYHCTQCGKSFTQEAHLIQHQRTHTGERPYHCTQCGKSFTTGGHLIQHQRTHTGERPHHCTQCGKSFTTEGCLKRHQRTHTGERPYHCSQCSETFTQSGSLKTHKCSHSKEP
- the LOC134461945 gene encoding histone-lysine N-methyltransferase PRDM9-like isoform X2, which gives rise to MTPAVSKREWLEQQRAQLKVYRRGGSLRNKPRISYIEEEEPKDEDYFFCEDCEDFFIEECWIHGPPIFIPDTPAPVGVPDRARLTLPPGLQVNKSHIPNAGLGVFNRGQEIARGTHFGPYEGQVMDKEQAIESGYSWVIYKSRHSDEYVDAKKETHSNWMRYVNCARNGEEQNLVAFQYRGGIVYRCCRPIIAGEELLVWYGDDYAKELGISFDYLWDVKSSAKEVSVASQVFSCSLCPFSYTAQIYLHKHIKRSHPDEYVRLLRSGEIRSETFIPSGGRNQHTQQTTTGASRPVTQPSSEQQGAHEQRRQQNTHTGEKKHHCTQCGKSFNREAHLKVHQRIHTGETPHHCTQCGKSFNRKDNLKSHQRTHTGERPFHCTQCGKSFTTGGSLTQHQRTHTGEKKHHCTQCGKSFTTVGHLKTHQRTHTGERPYHCTQCGKSFTTKGDLKVHQRTHTGERPYHCTQCGKSFGTGVCLKRHQRTHTGERPYHCTQCGKSFTQEAHLIQHQRTHTGERPYHCTQCGKSFTTGGHLIQHQRTHTGERPHHCTQCGKSFTTEGCLKRHQRTHTGERPYHCSQCSETFTQSGSLKTHKCSHSKEP